One segment of Nostoc piscinale CENA21 DNA contains the following:
- a CDS encoding alkaline phosphatase PhoX encodes MKFSRRKFFTLAGTGTAGAVLLSPLQAFYAQRILAAGPYGALQPDPLGVLDLPAGFSYRRLSETEQTMTDGYRVPGGHDGMAAFAGANGNTILIRNHELSPSSSNGLSAPNSRKYNTSARGGCTKLVVNSSRNLVEHRGVLAGTIRNCAGGPTPSGSWLSCEETFETNNNKRHGYVFEVPSSANTFVTPVPLTAMGRFNHEAAAVDPNTGYIYMTEDQPNGLFYRFIPNQTNNLSAGGTLYALRIIGSSGINTATNFPKNTQITVDWVTINTPDPANDTVRTEGYNKGAARFSGGEGIFYGSGYVYFTCKSGGSSGDGQIWRYSPTNNTVELYIEPNNSGLLDNPDNIIVFPNRDIFLCEDGDGTDYILGITPSGSLYKFARNALNTSEFAGVCFSPDGQTMFVNMQTPGITFAIWGSW; translated from the coding sequence ATGAAATTTTCCAGACGTAAATTTTTCACCTTAGCCGGAACAGGAACAGCCGGTGCTGTTCTTTTATCACCATTACAAGCTTTTTACGCCCAGCGCATATTAGCGGCAGGGCCTTACGGTGCTTTACAACCAGATCCTTTAGGTGTCCTAGATTTGCCTGCTGGATTTTCTTACAGAAGATTATCAGAAACAGAGCAAACAATGACTGATGGCTACAGAGTTCCCGGTGGTCATGACGGTATGGCCGCCTTTGCTGGAGCCAATGGTAATACAATTCTCATCCGCAACCATGAACTTTCTCCAAGCTCTAGCAATGGTTTGAGCGCACCCAATAGCAGGAAGTACAACACAAGTGCTAGGGGCGGTTGCACTAAATTAGTGGTTAATTCTTCCCGTAACCTAGTAGAACATCGAGGAGTTTTGGCGGGAACCATTCGCAATTGTGCTGGTGGCCCTACGCCTTCAGGGTCTTGGTTAAGTTGTGAGGAAACCTTTGAAACCAATAACAACAAAAGGCATGGTTATGTGTTTGAAGTTCCCAGTAGCGCCAATACTTTTGTTACCCCTGTCCCACTAACAGCTATGGGGCGTTTCAACCATGAGGCTGCTGCGGTAGATCCCAACACAGGCTATATTTACATGACAGAAGACCAGCCGAATGGACTATTTTATCGCTTCATTCCCAACCAAACCAACAACCTGAGTGCTGGCGGTACGCTCTACGCCTTAAGAATTATCGGCTCATCTGGAATCAACACCGCTACAAATTTCCCTAAAAATACTCAAATAACAGTAGACTGGGTAACAATTAATACTCCTGATCCCGCTAATGATACCGTCAGAACCGAAGGTTATAACAAAGGTGCAGCCAGGTTTTCTGGTGGCGAAGGTATCTTTTATGGTAGTGGTTATGTCTACTTCACTTGTAAGAGTGGCGGTAGTAGTGGAGATGGTCAAATTTGGCGCTATTCGCCTACTAACAATACCGTTGAACTGTATATTGAACCCAACAATTCTGGCCTTTTAGATAATCCCGACAATATTATTGTTTTCCCCAACCGTGACATCTTCCTTTGTGAAGATGGAGATGGAACAGATTATATTTTGGGCATTACACCCAGTGGCAGTCTTTACAAGTTTGCCAGGAATGCTCTCAACACATCAGAGTTTGCTGGAGTTTGTTTCTCACCTGATGGGCAAACCATGTTTGTGAATATGCAGACACCAGGAATTACCTTTGCGATTTGGGGTTCCTGGTAA
- a CDS encoding TauD/TfdA dioxygenase family protein: protein MPQTVQQHHRLGTEVLQGCNLTQLTNQQIQEFKQSLWANGVVVVRDQHLTASQLQKFATQAFGESGFKYLPKPLDPDIDPNLQSPGVGILGNPKTNSPEILGKFAWQWHHDKDHLPRTAGLDMNSLYVVMLYGVEIPAQGIDGQPHTTEFLDMVEAYQNLKPEYQQQLEQMSMYHLPPRTSKLGADVPMKKHPIVSTHKVTGQKGLYLGSDTSILVGMEDELSLAQKFWHELFQRILECTPVYAHVWQPGDLVFWDNSQVMHAGVPYDASQYKRVALRVGAVDIVSNR from the coding sequence ATGCCGCAAACAGTTCAGCAGCATCATAGACTAGGTACAGAAGTTTTACAAGGTTGCAATCTGACGCAACTTACAAACCAACAAATACAAGAATTTAAACAATCTCTTTGGGCGAATGGTGTAGTTGTCGTCAGAGATCAACATTTAACAGCATCACAATTGCAGAAATTTGCCACCCAAGCTTTTGGGGAATCAGGCTTTAAGTATCTACCCAAACCTTTAGACCCAGATATTGACCCAAATTTACAAAGCCCTGGTGTTGGTATCTTAGGAAATCCCAAAACAAATTCTCCCGAAATTCTGGGTAAATTTGCTTGGCAATGGCATCATGACAAAGACCATCTGCCCAGAACAGCAGGTCTAGATATGAATTCTTTGTATGTAGTGATGTTGTATGGTGTGGAAATACCAGCACAAGGAATTGATGGTCAACCCCACACCACGGAATTTCTTGATATGGTAGAGGCTTATCAAAATCTTAAGCCTGAATATCAGCAGCAATTAGAGCAAATGTCAATGTATCATCTGCCACCAAGAACATCTAAGCTAGGGGCAGATGTACCGATGAAAAAACATCCTATTGTTTCAACTCATAAAGTCACGGGGCAGAAAGGCTTATATCTAGGTTCAGATACATCCATACTGGTAGGAATGGAAGATGAATTGAGTTTGGCGCAAAAATTTTGGCACGAACTATTTCAAAGGATTTTAGAATGTACACCCGTTTATGCTCATGTGTGGCAGCCTGGAGATTTGGTTTTTTGGGATAACTCCCAAGTTATGCACGCTGGTGTTCCTTATGATGCTAGTCAGTACAAACGTGTGGCATTACGTGTAGGAGCCGTGGATATAGTAAGTAATAGGTAG
- a CDS encoding S-layer homology domain-containing protein produces MRNISKYFSTISLVVLLQSFPINVQAQSTETPSQTSSDSIQQVIAAKWMTNSPDGNFHPERLLNRAELASIMVKVFRLDKRPSVNQENVLIADVPASNRAFNDIQIVLKTDIMKGYRGNLFFPNQRVNRAEALAIFAQAYGVFQFDDDSVNEILASHPDATSIPTWARRAIATVVSEGFVKTDSQGNLSPLQPMTRGDMAYVLSKYLQRQQKLPDTPEVPTVPDNTVSP; encoded by the coding sequence ATGAGAAATATCAGTAAGTACTTCAGTACGATTTCTTTAGTTGTGCTACTGCAAAGTTTTCCGATAAATGTTCAAGCACAATCAACAGAAACACCTTCTCAGACAAGCTCAGATTCTATTCAACAGGTAATTGCCGCTAAATGGATGACCAATTCGCCAGATGGCAATTTTCATCCTGAAAGATTGCTAAATCGGGCAGAATTAGCCTCAATTATGGTGAAAGTCTTTCGGCTAGATAAACGACCATCTGTGAATCAAGAAAATGTTTTGATTGCAGATGTCCCGGCTTCTAATCGCGCATTTAACGATATTCAGATAGTCTTAAAAACAGACATCATGAAAGGCTATCGGGGGAATTTGTTTTTTCCCAACCAAAGAGTTAACAGAGCAGAAGCTTTGGCGATATTTGCCCAAGCTTACGGTGTCTTTCAATTTGATGATGATTCGGTGAATGAGATTTTAGCCTCCCATCCTGATGCTACATCAATTCCGACATGGGCGCGAAGAGCGATCGCCACCGTAGTCTCGGAAGGATTTGTCAAAACAGACAGCCAAGGCAATCTTTCCCCATTGCAACCCATGACTCGTGGAGATATGGCTTACGTACTGAGTAAATACTTGCAACGGCAACAAAAGCTACCAGACACACCAGAAGTTCCGACTGTGCCTGATAATACAGTTTCACCCTAG
- the dxs gene encoding 1-deoxy-D-xylulose-5-phosphate synthase — MHLSEITHPNQLHGLSIRQLQQIARQIRDKHLQTVAATGGHLGPGLGVVELTLGLYQTLDLDQDKVIWDVGHQAYPHKLITGRYSNFHTLRQKDGVAGYLKRCESKFDHFGAGHASTSISAALGMALARDLKGEKFKAVAVIGDGALTGGMALEAINHAGHLPKTNLLVVLNDNEMSISPNVGAIPRYLNKMRLSPPVQFIKDNFEEQFKQIPFVGESLSPELGRIKEGMKRLAVPKVGAVFEELGFTYMGPVDGHNLEELIATFQQAHQIQGPVLVHVVTTKGKGYELAEQDQVGYHAQNPFNLATGKAIPSSKPKPPAYAKVFAHTLVKLAEQNPKIIGITAAMATGTGLDKLQAKLPNQYIDVGIAEQHAVTLAAGLASEGMRPVAAIYSTFLQRAYDQIIHDVCIQNLPVFFCLDRAGIVGADGPTHQGMYDIAYLRCIPNMVLMAPKDEAELQRMIVTGINHTSSAIAMRFPRGNGYGVPLMEEGWEPLEIGKGEILRNGDDVLIVGYGTMVYPSMQAAEILSEHGIEATVINARFVKPLDTELILPLAKKIGRVVTLEEGCVMGGFGSAVAEALLDADIVVPIKRIGIPDVLVEHATPEESKAELGLTSRQIAERVMQAYFQKQVSAVV, encoded by the coding sequence ATGCATCTGAGCGAAATCACCCATCCTAATCAGTTGCACGGTTTATCTATCCGGCAACTGCAACAAATTGCTCGCCAAATTCGAGATAAACACCTGCAAACAGTAGCAGCAACAGGCGGTCATTTAGGGCCAGGTTTGGGTGTTGTAGAGTTAACTCTAGGGCTTTACCAAACATTAGATTTAGATCAAGATAAAGTTATTTGGGATGTCGGACACCAAGCTTATCCCCACAAATTGATTACAGGACGTTACAGTAACTTCCATACCCTCAGACAGAAAGACGGAGTTGCTGGTTATCTCAAACGTTGCGAAAGCAAGTTTGACCACTTTGGTGCTGGTCACGCTTCTACAAGTATCTCCGCCGCCTTGGGTATGGCATTAGCTAGAGATTTAAAAGGTGAAAAATTTAAAGCGGTTGCTGTTATTGGTGATGGTGCTTTAACTGGTGGGATGGCCTTAGAAGCCATTAACCATGCTGGACATTTGCCGAAAACTAACTTGCTGGTAGTGCTGAACGACAATGAGATGTCCATCTCTCCCAACGTCGGTGCAATTCCTCGCTACCTCAACAAAATGCGCCTGAGTCCGCCCGTCCAATTCATCAAAGATAACTTTGAGGAACAATTCAAGCAAATTCCTTTCGTGGGTGAATCTTTGTCTCCAGAGTTGGGACGCATCAAAGAAGGGATGAAGCGGTTAGCAGTTCCCAAGGTAGGGGCGGTATTTGAAGAACTGGGCTTTACCTATATGGGGCCAGTTGATGGACACAATTTAGAAGAATTGATTGCAACTTTCCAACAAGCACATCAAATACAAGGGCCAGTTTTAGTACATGTAGTCACAACCAAAGGTAAAGGCTATGAACTGGCGGAACAAGACCAAGTAGGCTACCATGCCCAAAACCCCTTTAACTTGGCAACCGGGAAGGCTATTCCTTCTAGCAAACCCAAACCCCCTGCTTATGCTAAAGTCTTTGCCCACACCTTAGTTAAACTAGCTGAACAAAACCCGAAAATCATCGGTATTACAGCCGCAATGGCCACGGGTACAGGTTTAGACAAACTGCAAGCTAAACTACCTAATCAATATATAGATGTGGGTATTGCTGAACAACATGCTGTAACTTTAGCAGCAGGTTTAGCATCTGAAGGTATGCGTCCGGTGGCGGCTATTTATTCAACCTTCTTACAACGAGCTTACGACCAAATTATTCACGATGTTTGTATTCAAAACTTGCCTGTTTTCTTCTGTTTAGACAGGGCGGGTATTGTGGGTGCTGATGGCCCCACTCACCAAGGGATGTATGATATTGCTTATTTGCGCTGCATTCCAAACATGGTGCTAATGGCTCCCAAGGATGAAGCCGAATTACAACGGATGATTGTGACTGGCATTAATCATACCAGCAGTGCGATCGCTATGCGCTTCCCCCGTGGCAATGGTTACGGTGTCCCTTTAATGGAAGAAGGTTGGGAACCTTTGGAAATTGGTAAGGGTGAAATTCTCCGCAATGGTGATGATGTGTTAATCGTTGGCTACGGTACTATGGTTTACCCCAGTATGCAAGCGGCAGAAATTCTCAGCGAACATGGTATTGAAGCCACAGTCATTAACGCCCGCTTTGTCAAGCCTTTAGATACAGAATTAATCTTACCCTTGGCTAAGAAAATTGGTCGTGTTGTCACCTTAGAAGAAGGTTGTGTGATGGGTGGCTTTGGTTCTGCTGTCGCTGAAGCGTTACTCGATGCTGATATTGTTGTCCCCATCAAGCGTATTGGTATCCCAGATGTCTTAGTGGAACACGCTACCCCAGAAGAATCTAAGGCAGAATTAGGTTTAACTAGTCGTCAAATTGCCGAAAGAGTGATGCAGGCTTATTTCCAAAAGCAAGTATCTGCTGTGGTTTAA
- a CDS encoding response regulator encodes MTVNLLTINQQVHLNQLKRVLLIEDNHVNRMLLSDYLGYCGFNVKSLSKGTALFSTVNTFQPDLVLLDLKLPDIDGYWLLEQIQKHPYLSKIPVIVVSAFAFKADQERAIHLGARRYLVKPINLAALMMTIQEELACHCI; translated from the coding sequence ATGACAGTAAATTTACTTACTATTAATCAGCAAGTGCATCTCAATCAATTAAAAAGAGTCTTATTAATTGAAGATAATCATGTAAACCGGATGTTACTGAGTGACTATCTGGGTTACTGCGGGTTTAATGTCAAAAGTCTGTCAAAGGGTACAGCTTTATTTTCAACTGTCAACACATTCCAGCCCGATTTAGTGTTACTAGATTTAAAATTACCAGATATTGATGGTTATTGGCTGTTAGAACAAATCCAAAAACATCCATATTTATCTAAAATACCTGTGATTGTAGTTTCAGCTTTTGCTTTTAAAGCAGATCAAGAACGAGCCATACATTTAGGCGCACGTCGTTATCTTGTTAAACCTATAAACCTTGCTGCTTTGATGATGACTATTCAAGAAGAGTTGGCTTGTCACTGCATCTAA
- a CDS encoding NF038130 family PEP-CTERM protein has protein sequence MKRTLKTLVIGASMAVGVSAIASNPAQATTFSFNNTSEIKTYTGGSDGQFITGDTTAAIKALTDKNASSNVELWHSTENPTSNVGFTATKGQYSATVTSVTAEDWKSFSSQWLGDLLENYTPFKSVWNGFSAATQLQVTSYFPSLGMGDPNIGGFQFDTNGGVELKLVGHLDVKSKLATTISMQVNNTWDAMKSKFPQQSLPTLSEVETLIPQVQTQLNAITGQITKLQSAVDAIPGQITTSSQAVNTINTEISLLQTALNEIPDTPANKTLRDTLKNQIAGLTLLKTKSLTNQIAGLTALKNTTLPDQISQLNTLKAKLPEISKLTSLKDILSLQDALNKYEGEIGASEIAKVVTGGKTYYAYSFKSTASGITASDDGVSYSAIYTWQTPGYVPSTSVPEPSVVLGILGVAGIVATQRKLKKVSG, from the coding sequence ATGAAAAGAACTTTGAAAACACTTGTAATTGGTGCCTCGATGGCTGTTGGCGTGAGTGCGATCGCCTCTAACCCAGCACAAGCTACAACTTTTTCCTTCAACAATACCAGCGAAATTAAGACTTACACAGGTGGTTCCGACGGTCAATTTATTACAGGGGATACCACTGCTGCTATCAAAGCTTTAACAGATAAAAATGCTAGTTCTAACGTTGAACTTTGGCACAGTACAGAAAATCCTACTTCTAACGTTGGTTTCACTGCAACAAAAGGACAATACAGTGCCACAGTCACTAGTGTCACGGCTGAGGACTGGAAGAGTTTTAGTTCCCAATGGTTAGGTGATTTGTTGGAAAATTATACTCCATTTAAGTCAGTTTGGAACGGTTTTTCAGCCGCTACTCAATTACAAGTCACCAGCTATTTTCCTTCTTTGGGAATGGGAGATCCCAACATTGGCGGTTTCCAATTCGATACAAATGGTGGCGTAGAACTGAAATTAGTGGGTCACTTGGATGTCAAGAGTAAACTTGCAACCACGATTTCAATGCAGGTTAATAACACTTGGGATGCAATGAAATCTAAGTTTCCTCAACAATCTCTACCAACCCTTTCAGAAGTTGAAACTTTGATTCCACAAGTACAAACACAACTGAACGCTATTACTGGACAAATTACCAAACTACAATCAGCGGTGGACGCAATTCCAGGGCAAATTACAACATCATCACAAGCGGTAAACACAATTAACACAGAAATTTCATTACTACAAACTGCGCTGAATGAAATTCCTGATACTCCAGCCAATAAAACACTAAGAGATACACTGAAGAATCAAATCGCTGGACTGACTCTTCTCAAAACTAAGTCTCTGACTAATCAAATCGCTGGACTGACTGCTCTCAAAAATACGACCCTACCAGATCAAATTTCTCAACTGAACACTCTCAAAGCTAAACTACCTGAAATCTCTAAACTGACATCTTTGAAAGATATACTGAGCCTGCAAGATGCGCTCAATAAATACGAAGGTGAAATCGGTGCTAGTGAAATCGCCAAAGTAGTTACTGGTGGTAAGACTTACTACGCTTACAGCTTTAAGTCCACTGCATCTGGTATTACTGCTTCTGATGACGGTGTATCTTACAGTGCTATTTACACTTGGCAAACACCAGGATATGTTCCTTCCACTTCTGTACCAGAACCTTCTGTAGTCCTGGGTATCTTGGGTGTAGCTGGAATCGTTGCTACACAACGCAAGTTAAAGAAAGTTTCCGGTTGA
- a CDS encoding PEP-CTERM sorting domain-containing protein (PEP-CTERM proteins occur, often in large numbers, in the proteomes of bacteria that also encode an exosortase, a predicted intramembrane cysteine proteinase. The presence of a PEP-CTERM domain at a protein's C-terminus predicts cleavage within the sorting domain, followed by covalent anchoring to some some component of the (usually Gram-negative) cell surface. Many PEP-CTERM proteins exhibit an unusual sequence composition that includes large numbers of potential glycosylation sites. Expression of one such protein has been shown restore the ability of a bacterium to form floc, a type of biofilm.), translated as MASSVVKISLCAASFVVISVWGQQSVWGLSNTSLLEPEQTTSQAEVTGDENHTSSNHYYTPSLIPTPRSDAPVSSYIPAYSNRWANLNSTNPRPRRVPEPSVLLGLIAIAGCLGMQHQLKKAR; from the coding sequence ATGGCAAGTAGTGTGGTAAAAATTAGCCTGTGTGCTGCGTCTTTCGTCGTGATTAGTGTTTGGGGACAGCAGTCAGTTTGGGGTTTGAGCAACACTTCATTACTAGAACCGGAACAGACGACTTCCCAAGCAGAAGTGACTGGTGATGAAAATCATACCAGTTCAAATCATTACTACACACCTAGTTTGATTCCAACTCCTAGAAGTGATGCACCTGTATCTAGTTACATCCCTGCTTATAGCAACAGGTGGGCCAACCTCAATAGTACAAATCCACGCCCCCGCAGAGTCCCAGAACCTTCAGTATTGCTAGGATTAATTGCGATCGCTGGTTGCTTGGGAATGCAGCATCAGCTAAAAAAAGCTAGGTAA